A genomic window from Chitinophaga pollutisoli includes:
- a CDS encoding PQQ-binding-like beta-propeller repeat protein: MKTCFVWLLGALLLSGAATAQDTLFRFALVTDTHVGVETGLEDLERTIRDLNQLSGIDFVIFSGDVTEFGSDAELKIAKQAIDQLQKPWHIIPGNHDTKWSESGCNSFRTVFGDETFLFDHKGYRFIGTNSGPNMRMGPGQVPRENMVWLRKTLDRTPATMPIVYINHYPLDEGLNNWLDVYGMLREKNVQLMLCGHGHANRIMTRTSIPNVMCRSNLRAKAAEGGYNLVTVRRDSILFAERHPSGQTLPEWHRMAAATGGPTVYPAIADDAAKRVNDSFPGVKVKWQIQEDGDMGSAVAIAEGKIIYTTTNGDIKAADIETGKIRWRYKAGGKIYATPLVHAGHVVVPCSDGKVYCLRLANGKRAWVRETGMAIVSSPALHGEMAIVAGSDGHCRAWNIRTGAPAWDHPGLKGFVETKPLVYGGKVMFGTWGNKFYALHAGTGDSAWQWSNGAANRMFSPAAVWPVAAAGRAWIVSPDRYMTVIDTETGRQIWRFRDDKQWVRESLGQSEDSARVYAKTMQGNILAFDATVPERKLVWQSPVQLGYEICPTPITEKDGVVFIAGQSGLVCALSATDGSLRWKHQFSNCLVNTVQPLSGRLVLASSMDGKLVCLEAAN, encoded by the coding sequence ATGAAAACATGCTTCGTTTGGCTGCTGGGCGCCCTTTTGCTCTCCGGCGCAGCCACCGCACAGGATACCCTCTTCCGCTTCGCGCTCGTGACAGACACGCACGTGGGCGTGGAAACGGGATTGGAAGACCTGGAGCGTACCATCCGCGACCTCAACCAGCTTTCCGGTATCGATTTCGTTATTTTTTCGGGAGACGTGACCGAGTTCGGGTCGGATGCGGAATTGAAAATTGCCAAACAGGCGATCGACCAACTGCAGAAACCCTGGCACATCATTCCCGGCAACCACGACACGAAGTGGTCGGAAAGCGGGTGCAATTCTTTCCGGACCGTTTTCGGCGACGAAACGTTCCTGTTCGACCACAAAGGCTACCGCTTCATCGGCACCAACAGCGGTCCCAATATGCGCATGGGCCCGGGACAGGTACCACGCGAGAATATGGTCTGGCTCCGCAAAACCCTCGACCGCACGCCCGCCACAATGCCAATCGTGTACATCAACCACTACCCCCTCGACGAAGGGCTCAACAACTGGCTCGACGTGTACGGCATGCTCCGCGAAAAAAACGTGCAGCTGATGCTTTGCGGCCATGGCCATGCCAACCGAATCATGACGCGCACTTCCATCCCCAACGTCATGTGCCGCTCCAACCTCCGCGCCAAAGCAGCCGAAGGCGGGTATAACCTGGTTACCGTCCGCAGGGATTCCATCCTCTTCGCCGAGCGCCACCCCTCCGGCCAAACGCTCCCCGAATGGCACCGGATGGCCGCCGCAACCGGAGGCCCGACCGTATATCCCGCCATCGCCGACGATGCCGCCAAACGCGTGAACGATTCCTTCCCGGGTGTGAAAGTCAAATGGCAGATACAGGAAGACGGCGACATGGGCAGCGCCGTGGCCATCGCCGAGGGAAAGATTATTTATACCACCACCAACGGCGACATCAAAGCCGCTGACATAGAAACCGGTAAAATCCGCTGGCGCTACAAAGCCGGCGGGAAAATATACGCTACCCCGCTGGTACATGCCGGTCATGTGGTGGTACCCTGCTCCGACGGTAAAGTGTATTGCCTCCGGCTCGCCAACGGCAAACGCGCCTGGGTCCGCGAAACGGGCATGGCCATCGTTTCCTCTCCCGCCCTGCACGGCGAGATGGCCATCGTAGCGGGTTCCGACGGGCATTGCCGCGCCTGGAACATCCGCACGGGCGCGCCCGCCTGGGACCACCCGGGCCTGAAAGGCTTCGTAGAAACCAAACCGCTCGTTTATGGCGGTAAAGTGATGTTCGGCACCTGGGGCAATAAATTCTACGCATTGCACGCCGGCACCGGCGATTCCGCCTGGCAATGGTCAAACGGCGCCGCCAACCGCATGTTCTCCCCCGCCGCCGTTTGGCCCGTAGCCGCCGCCGGCCGCGCATGGATCGTTTCGCCGGACCGGTACATGACTGTCATCGACACCGAAACCGGCCGGCAGATCTGGCGCTTCCGCGACGATAAGCAATGGGTCCGTGAATCGCTGGGCCAGTCGGAAGACAGCGCCCGGGTGTACGCCAAAACCATGCAAGGCAACATCCTCGCCTTCGACGCCACCGTGCCGGAGCGCAAGCTGGTATGGCAATCGCCCGTGCAGCTGGGATACGAAATCTGCCCTACGCCTATCACCGAAAAAGACGGCGTGGTGTTCATCGCCGGGCAATCGGGCCTGGTGTGCGCCCTGTCGGCGACAGACGGCTCCCTGCGCTGGAAACACCAGTTCTCCAACTGCCTCGTCAATACCGTGCAACCGCTCAGCGGGCGCCTGGTACTTGCCTCGTCTATGGACGGGAAGCTGGTGTGCCTGGAAGCGGCGAATTAA
- a CDS encoding tetratricopeptide repeat protein, which yields MEQNLIDRAVFLMQHRKYREAETAIQQSLARYPMDVNALGLLAEVKIQLDEHDEALQIVNDTIGIDPTDDRLYYQRARIHLNKEQFDAAEADLRESIRLDPQEASYYAIYAMVLIQRKKFAEALSYAEQALQVDPENVYALNARSTALLKLNRKQESFEGMEDAFRHDPENAYTHANYGWGLLEKGDAKKALEHFRESLRIDPSMSMAQAGMIEALKSRYLVYRLFLKYAFFMSKLSEKFQWIFIIGLYLATKFLSNTAQSNPELAPYLMPVVYILIAFAFSTWIMEPVSNLFLRFNKYGRYMLDRKEISASNGVAVSLAVAVIGAVGLFTVGGAGWLAMTFAGISYMIPLSVRNKQFKQPALMQVFIYGLGVLALGAIASGFITGEAFSLWFLIYAGGFIAFQWIVNFAMIRRNNR from the coding sequence ATGGAGCAGAACCTGATAGACCGGGCCGTATTCCTCATGCAGCATCGTAAATACCGCGAAGCGGAAACCGCTATTCAACAATCGCTGGCGCGCTACCCCATGGACGTGAACGCCCTGGGGCTGCTCGCGGAAGTGAAGATCCAGCTGGATGAGCACGACGAAGCCCTGCAGATCGTGAACGACACAATCGGCATCGACCCTACGGACGACCGTTTGTATTACCAGCGCGCGCGCATCCACCTCAATAAAGAACAATTCGACGCCGCGGAAGCCGACCTCCGCGAATCCATCCGCCTCGACCCGCAGGAGGCATCTTACTACGCCATTTACGCCATGGTGCTAATCCAGCGGAAGAAATTCGCCGAAGCGCTTTCCTATGCGGAACAGGCTTTGCAGGTGGACCCGGAAAACGTGTATGCCCTCAACGCCCGCAGCACGGCGCTGTTGAAACTAAACCGGAAGCAGGAAAGTTTTGAAGGGATGGAAGACGCTTTCCGGCACGATCCCGAGAACGCCTACACGCATGCCAACTACGGCTGGGGCCTGCTCGAAAAAGGCGACGCAAAAAAAGCGCTGGAGCATTTCCGGGAATCGCTGCGTATCGACCCGTCGATGAGCATGGCGCAGGCCGGCATGATCGAGGCGCTGAAGAGCCGCTATCTCGTGTACAGGCTGTTTTTGAAGTATGCGTTTTTTATGTCGAAGCTCAGCGAGAAGTTCCAGTGGATCTTCATTATCGGGTTATACCTGGCCACGAAGTTCCTCAGCAATACGGCGCAATCCAACCCCGAACTGGCGCCATACCTGATGCCGGTCGTTTATATCCTGATCGCGTTCGCATTTTCGACCTGGATCATGGAGCCGGTGAGCAACCTGTTTTTGCGGTTCAATAAGTACGGGCGGTACATGCTCGACCGCAAGGAGATCAGCGCGTCCAATGGCGTGGCGGTGAGCCTGGCTGTGGCGGTTATCGGCGCGGTGGGGCTTTTTACCGTAGGCGGCGCGGGATGGCTGGCGATGACATTTGCCGGGATTTCTTACATGATCCCGCTGAGTGTGCGCAACAAGCAGTTCAAACAGCCGGCGCTGATGCAGGTCTTTATTTACGGCCTCGGCGTGCTGGCCCTCGGCGCGATTGCCTCGGGATTCATTACGGGCGAAGCCTTCTCGCTGTGGTTCCTCATCTATGCCGGCGGGTTCATCGCTTTCCAGTGGATCGTGAATTTCGCGATGATCCGGCGGAACAACAGGTAA